In the genome of Hymenobacter cellulosivorans, one region contains:
- a CDS encoding helix-turn-helix domain-containing protein — translation MKTAIDFRPAPAALPPFDIHPLAWLRQQPAAPQSQRPGSALYTLILVDEPSLGAGPAILSAQASGELYLSRPGQPALATVPARAQGQVLRFTDEFVGLAGHERELLLFQLFHPAATEPLQVPAEQATDMAFLLTSMQRQAAGATLLREDLLRSYLKTLLLYCSRLRQQQSPPTPLLQAGLLGRFQQLLEANYTTWKSVAEYAQRLHVTANHLSVSIRKETGQPASEHIRQRIVLEAKRLITLSDVPLKEVAYQLGFEDVAHFSKLFKRCTGLTFSQFKQQTRAQYHPLQLAVA, via the coding sequence ATGAAAACGGCCATCGACTTCCGCCCCGCCCCCGCTGCCCTGCCGCCCTTCGATATTCACCCGCTGGCCTGGCTCCGGCAGCAGCCCGCCGCACCCCAGAGTCAGCGTCCCGGGTCGGCCCTCTACACCCTGATATTGGTAGACGAGCCAAGCCTGGGTGCCGGGCCCGCCATCCTGTCGGCGCAGGCGAGTGGGGAATTATATCTGAGCCGGCCCGGGCAACCCGCACTGGCTACCGTGCCGGCCCGGGCCCAGGGGCAGGTGCTGCGCTTCACCGACGAATTTGTGGGCCTGGCCGGTCACGAGCGGGAGTTGCTGCTGTTTCAGCTGTTTCACCCAGCGGCCACCGAGCCCCTGCAGGTGCCCGCCGAGCAGGCCACCGATATGGCCTTTCTGCTGACCAGCATGCAGCGGCAGGCCGCCGGGGCCACGCTGTTGCGCGAAGACCTGCTCCGCTCCTACCTCAAAACCCTACTCTTGTATTGCAGCCGCCTGCGCCAGCAGCAAAGTCCGCCCACGCCGCTGCTCCAGGCCGGGTTGCTGGGCCGGTTTCAGCAGCTTTTGGAAGCGAATTACACCACCTGGAAATCGGTGGCGGAGTATGCCCAGCGCCTGCACGTGACGGCCAACCACCTGAGCGTGAGCATCCGGAAGGAAACCGGCCAGCCGGCCAGTGAGCATATCCGGCAGCGCATCGTGCTGGAGGCCAAGCGGCTGATAACGCTGAGCGACGTACCCCTGAAAGAAGTGGCCTACCAGCTGGGCTTTGAGGACGTGGCCCATTTCAGTAAGCTTTTCAAGCGCTGCACCGGCCTCACGTTTTCCCAGTTCAAGCAGCAAACCCGAGCCCAGTACCACCCGCTGCAGCTGGCCGTGGCGTAG
- a CDS encoding NADH:flavin oxidoreductase/NADH oxidase translates to MEPHLFSPLSIRSVQLKNRLVMSPMQQYSSPDGLVGAWHLVHLGSRAVGGIGLIITEATAVSPEGRNTPFDTGLWNEAQVEAWRPVVRFVQDQGAKIAVQLWHAGGKGSHAHPAAGFHHLPPDQGGWITKSASAVSLDQQHTPEALTVAEIQTLIAEFAQGARRAVQAGFDAIELHAGHGYLFHQFYSALANHRTDDYGGSFDNRVQLLLQTVQAIRAVIPEAMPLLVRLSAVDFSAEAHAWHLADSVRLTRLLQQHGVDVVTASAGGFSAPEKSQVGPLYQVPYAEKIRAETGVLTGAVGLITTPQQANDLIANGQADLVLLARELLRDPYFPLRAAAVLGAATAAPVQYGRAFPTHRPH, encoded by the coding sequence ATGGAGCCCCACCTGTTTTCGCCTCTGTCCATTCGTAGCGTACAGCTTAAAAACCGGCTGGTGATGTCGCCCATGCAACAGTACAGCAGCCCCGACGGGCTGGTGGGCGCCTGGCACCTGGTGCACCTGGGCAGCCGGGCCGTGGGCGGCATCGGGCTGATTATTACCGAGGCTACGGCTGTGTCGCCTGAAGGCCGCAACACGCCTTTCGACACGGGCCTGTGGAACGAGGCCCAGGTCGAAGCCTGGCGACCCGTCGTGAGGTTTGTGCAGGACCAGGGCGCCAAAATTGCCGTGCAGCTCTGGCACGCCGGCGGCAAGGGCAGCCACGCCCACCCGGCGGCCGGCTTTCATCACCTGCCCCCAGATCAAGGTGGCTGGATAACCAAGAGCGCCTCGGCCGTTTCCCTCGACCAGCAGCACACGCCCGAGGCCCTGACGGTAGCCGAAATCCAGACCCTGATTGCCGAGTTTGCCCAGGGCGCCCGGCGGGCCGTGCAGGCCGGCTTCGATGCCATTGAGCTGCACGCGGGCCACGGCTACCTGTTCCACCAGTTCTACTCGGCCCTGGCCAACCACCGCACCGACGACTACGGCGGCTCTTTCGACAATCGGGTGCAGCTGCTGCTGCAAACCGTGCAGGCCATCCGGGCCGTCATCCCTGAGGCCATGCCGCTGCTGGTGCGCCTCTCCGCCGTCGACTTTTCCGCCGAAGCTCACGCCTGGCACCTAGCCGATTCGGTCCGGCTCACCAGGCTGCTGCAGCAGCACGGCGTCGACGTGGTGACGGCCTCGGCCGGCGGCTTCAGCGCCCCCGAAAAGTCCCAGGTTGGCCCGCTGTACCAGGTGCCCTACGCCGAAAAAATCCGGGCGGAAACCGGGGTGCTGACCGGGGCCGTGGGCCTGATTACCACGCCCCAGCAAGCCAATGACCTGATTGCCAACGGCCAGGCCGACCTGGTGCTGCTGGCCCGGGAGCTGCTGCGCGACCCGTATTTCCCGCTGCGCGCCGCCGCGGTGCTCGGGGCCGCAACCGCGGCGCCCGTGCAATACGGCCGCGCCTTCCCCACTCACCGCCCGCACTAA
- a CDS encoding alginate export family protein: protein MSPRRLPRLGLLLSLLGGTSAGYAQHQQAPPEYRMERAQEDYRYLAADTTTVRPDLFDPVKFIALNPTKTSYLSLGGEVRLQYVRVRHNDWGAGPEDDNGYLLQRYMLHTDWQLGPHVRVFGQLKSGLVAGKAFEPESTEKDQLDLHQAFVDLRTAAGPGQLTLRLGRQEMAYGSSRLISWREAPNVRQTFDGGRLLWHTPALQLDGFVTRPATTKPGVFDDAPNPNVWFWGVYGVKTIRPLGGGLDVYYLGFRNTQARYQQGRAAERRHSVGARWWGAPGSWRYNVEAVYQFGQFGRGAIRAWTASGEFGYAFEALPWRPLLQLRTEYISGDENPESPALQTFNPLFPKGAYFGQAALIGPANLRDIHPVLTLYPTRSNDFTLSIDWDFFWRARRTDGLYSVPYVLSRPGTVAQSAFIGDQLTAELDWQVQRHWELELFMTYFRAGAFLRESGPGQDQTYLSPRVTFRF from the coding sequence ATGAGCCCGCGCCGACTGCCCCGCCTGGGCCTGCTGCTGAGCTTGCTCGGCGGAACCAGCGCCGGCTACGCCCAGCACCAGCAGGCCCCGCCGGAGTACCGCATGGAGCGCGCCCAGGAAGACTACCGCTACCTGGCCGCCGATACCACTACCGTCCGCCCCGACCTGTTCGACCCCGTAAAGTTTATTGCGCTTAACCCAACCAAAACCAGCTACCTGAGCCTGGGCGGCGAAGTCCGGCTGCAGTACGTGCGGGTGCGGCACAACGACTGGGGCGCCGGCCCCGAGGACGACAACGGCTACCTGTTGCAGCGCTATATGCTGCACACCGACTGGCAGCTGGGGCCGCACGTGCGCGTGTTCGGGCAGCTGAAAAGCGGCTTGGTGGCGGGCAAAGCCTTCGAGCCCGAGTCCACCGAAAAAGACCAGCTCGACCTACACCAGGCCTTCGTGGACCTGCGCACCGCCGCGGGCCCCGGTCAGCTGACGCTGCGCCTGGGCCGGCAGGAAATGGCCTACGGCTCGTCGAGGCTGATTTCCTGGCGGGAAGCGCCCAACGTGCGCCAGACCTTCGACGGGGGCCGCCTGCTCTGGCACACGCCCGCGCTCCAGCTCGACGGTTTCGTGACCCGACCCGCTACCACCAAGCCCGGCGTCTTCGACGATGCGCCTAATCCAAACGTGTGGTTTTGGGGCGTGTATGGGGTCAAAACCATCCGGCCCCTGGGCGGTGGGCTCGACGTGTACTACCTCGGCTTCCGGAACACCCAGGCCCGCTACCAGCAGGGGCGGGCGGCTGAGCGGCGGCACTCGGTGGGGGCGCGGTGGTGGGGGGCGCCGGGTTCCTGGCGCTACAACGTGGAGGCCGTCTACCAGTTCGGGCAGTTTGGCCGTGGCGCCATCCGAGCCTGGACGGCCTCCGGGGAGTTTGGCTACGCCTTTGAGGCGCTGCCGTGGCGGCCCTTGCTGCAGCTGCGCACCGAGTACATCAGCGGCGACGAGAATCCGGAAAGCCCGGCCCTGCAAACCTTTAACCCGCTGTTTCCCAAGGGGGCGTACTTCGGGCAGGCGGCACTTATAGGGCCGGCCAACCTGCGCGACATTCACCCGGTGCTCACCCTGTACCCAACCCGCAGCAACGACTTCACTCTGAGCATCGACTGGGACTTTTTCTGGCGAGCCCGCCGCACCGACGGCCTCTACAGCGTGCCCTACGTGCTCAGCCGCCCCGGCACCGTGGCTCAATCAGCTTTTATCGGCGACCAGCTGACGGCGGAGCTGGACTGGCAGGTGCAGCGCCACTGGGAGCTGGAGCTATTTATGACCTACTTCCGGGCCGGCGCCTTCCTGCGCGAGTCGGGCCCCGGCCAAGACCAGACCTACCTGTCGCCCCGCGTGACCTTCCGCTTCTAA
- a CDS encoding phosphoribosylpyrophosphate synthetase: MNTYDTLTEAIADLRKRDYVLDYNLTGAGAQCQQLPEILGPEELDIQEVHRFEGDSNPDDNTVLYAVQSRKNAGNKGLLVAAYGADVDAQAADFIRRLQLPSAQ; the protein is encoded by the coding sequence ATGAATACCTACGATACCCTGACCGAGGCCATTGCCGACCTGCGCAAGCGCGACTACGTGCTCGACTACAACCTGACCGGCGCCGGCGCCCAGTGCCAGCAGCTGCCCGAAATTCTGGGCCCCGAGGAGCTGGATATCCAGGAAGTGCACCGCTTCGAGGGCGACTCCAACCCCGATGATAACACGGTGCTCTACGCGGTTCAGTCGCGCAAGAATGCCGGCAACAAAGGCCTGCTCGTGGCGGCCTACGGGGCCGACGTGGACGCCCAGGCCGCCGACTTTATTCGTCGCCTCCAGCTGCCCTCGGCGCAGTAG
- a CDS encoding YoaK family protein, with protein MELLANRIQLLSVVLTLVAGFCDTVTFVAADSLFSAHVTGNFIVFAYDAVHQVESHAWTKLCSFPVFVAAVAAGRWVGGRSQNRYALLLWEGALLVLAGLLALGLQWSGHGTAELLQAAALLVVFAMGLQNAFGRLFAKETYGPSTVMTGNVTQATLDVVAVLSAAATPEQAGSLRKQLLVIGAFLLGCLLGAVAAKTAGLGIVAGAGLPLLGLALGWHRQARREA; from the coding sequence ATGGAGCTTCTGGCCAACCGTATCCAACTGCTGAGCGTGGTGCTGACCCTGGTGGCCGGCTTCTGCGACACGGTCACCTTCGTAGCTGCCGATTCGCTGTTTTCGGCCCACGTTACCGGCAACTTCATCGTCTTTGCCTACGACGCCGTGCACCAGGTCGAAAGCCACGCCTGGACCAAGCTCTGCAGCTTCCCGGTGTTTGTGGCCGCCGTGGCGGCGGGGCGCTGGGTGGGAGGGCGCAGCCAGAACCGCTACGCCCTGCTGCTCTGGGAAGGTGCCCTGCTGGTGCTGGCTGGGTTGCTGGCCTTGGGCCTGCAATGGTCGGGCCACGGCACGGCGGAGCTGCTGCAGGCGGCGGCCTTGCTGGTGGTGTTTGCCATGGGCCTGCAAAACGCCTTCGGCCGCCTGTTTGCCAAGGAAACCTATGGCCCCAGCACCGTGATGACCGGCAACGTGACCCAGGCTACGCTCGACGTGGTGGCCGTGCTGAGCGCCGCCGCTACTCCCGAACAAGCCGGCTCATTGCGCAAGCAGCTGCTGGTAATTGGGGCCTTTCTGCTGGGCTGTCTGCTGGGGGCCGTAGCCGCCAAAACCGCGGGCCTGGGCATAGTGGCCGGGGCCGGCCTGCCCTTGCTCGGGCTGGCGCTGGGCTGGCACCGGCAGGCCCGACGGGAAGCCTAA
- a CDS encoding alpha/beta fold hydrolase, whose product MPSTFILVHGAWSGRYAWAVVQPLLKQAGHRVVAFDLPAHGDDVTPAAGLTLSSYVQATIRRIEAEAGPVVLVGHSLAGMIISQVAELISHRISRLVYLCAYLPADGQSAFDFRDADSLLPPNLVVAPDQQTATIQPAAIVPIFAADCPLAVQELVVARHRPEPLAPFQQRVMLTAANFGQVPKFYVETQHDVGISTRLQRQMLLANGSVADVVALDCGHSPFFAQPEALVSVLTGL is encoded by the coding sequence ATGCCCTCGACTTTTATTCTCGTGCACGGCGCCTGGTCGGGCCGCTATGCCTGGGCCGTGGTGCAGCCCCTGCTGAAACAAGCCGGGCACCGGGTCGTCGCCTTTGACCTGCCCGCCCACGGCGACGACGTGACGCCCGCCGCCGGCCTCACGCTCAGCAGCTACGTGCAGGCCACCATCCGCCGTATCGAGGCCGAAGCCGGGCCGGTGGTGCTCGTCGGCCACAGCCTGGCCGGTATGATTATCTCGCAGGTCGCGGAGCTGATTTCCCACCGCATCAGCCGGCTGGTGTACCTCTGCGCCTACCTGCCGGCCGACGGGCAAAGCGCCTTCGACTTCCGCGACGCCGACAGCCTGCTGCCGCCCAACCTGGTAGTAGCTCCCGACCAGCAAACGGCCACCATCCAACCCGCGGCCATCGTGCCCATCTTCGCCGCCGACTGCCCGCTGGCCGTGCAAGAGCTAGTTGTGGCCCGGCACCGGCCCGAGCCCCTGGCCCCGTTTCAGCAGCGGGTAATGCTGACGGCCGCCAACTTCGGGCAAGTGCCGAAGTTCTACGTCGAAACCCAGCACGACGTGGGCATTAGCACCCGGCTGCAGCGGCAGATGCTGCTGGCCAACGGCTCCGTAGCTGACGTCGTAGCCCTAGACTGTGGCCACAGCCCTTTTTTCGCCCAGCCCGAAGCCTTGGTTTCGGTACTAACAGGCTTGTAG